From a single Candidatus Auribacterota bacterium genomic region:
- a CDS encoding MEDS domain-containing protein has translation MTAHIRKSGINVLGDIPWGSHFCLFHQTKDDLLEMLLPYFQAGLESNEFCIWIVSAPLRIEEAKAGLAKRIADFDGYLKKGQIEIIPDSEWYLSEGRFDPRKVLAAWTRKHDKALASGYDGMRATGDMAWVGEKGWKDFINCERAMSNAIGEHKMLALCSYALERNDVAEIIDMVSSHRFILIRREGRWALVDNSERESMEQHLLQAGKQQQAILNNIPDIAWLKDRDSRFIVVNEAFGKACGVRPEDLTGKTDLDIWPRELADRYRRDDKAVMRSGVRQRVEEPLANADGTTTWIETIKTPVVNGEGRIVGTAGIARDFTEAKHMREKIEHAAAEWRNTFDSISDMISIHDLSYRITRVNMAFASAFGMKPAELIGRTWYELFHETKGPHLKCPGEEAVERGEAVRTEYFEPRLGRYLEVVASPFRDEKNEITGFVHISKDITEKKKVEKKALQSEKLAAVGKLASGVAHEIRNPLANISATAQYCLGKYELDKPVRKHMDVIVRNSESANSIIKDLLEFAKPHSTSFRMCFVREVIKNTCELIKPRCSVNRVRVRRRLARRLPSALMDPERIGQALMNFMINAIDAMPQGGTLIVTAESDPDRKEIVITIADTGKGIPEAELPKIFNPFFSTKREGVGLGLSLAHQIISQHNGSIDVHSEVGKGTTVTVRLPVTPPPPPPRNRLRLRRI, from the coding sequence ATGACAGCGCATATTAGAAAATCAGGGATAAATGTTCTCGGTGATATCCCATGGGGTTCGCATTTCTGCCTGTTCCATCAGACTAAAGATGATTTGCTTGAGATGCTCTTACCCTATTTCCAAGCGGGGCTCGAAAGCAACGAGTTTTGCATATGGATTGTATCTGCTCCTCTGAGGATCGAGGAGGCGAAAGCGGGGTTGGCAAAGAGGATTGCCGATTTCGATGGTTATCTTAAAAAAGGGCAGATAGAGATTATCCCAGATAGTGAGTGGTATCTCAGTGAAGGAAGATTCGATCCGAGAAAGGTGCTTGCTGCCTGGACTAGAAAGCATGACAAAGCCCTGGCAAGTGGTTATGATGGGATGAGAGCCACCGGTGATATGGCTTGGGTGGGGGAAAAAGGTTGGAAGGATTTTATCAATTGTGAGCGAGCGATGAGTAACGCCATCGGCGAGCACAAAATGCTTGCTCTGTGCAGCTACGCGCTTGAGAGAAACGACGTAGCGGAAATTATAGATATGGTAAGCAGCCATCGGTTCATTCTTATAAGAAGAGAGGGCAGGTGGGCGCTTGTGGATAACAGCGAGCGCGAGTCGATGGAACAACATCTGCTGCAGGCCGGGAAGCAACAGCAAGCGATACTTAATAACATCCCTGACATTGCGTGGTTAAAAGATAGGGATAGCAGGTTTATCGTGGTAAATGAAGCGTTCGGGAAGGCATGCGGTGTGCGGCCTGAGGACCTGACAGGCAAAACTGACCTGGATATCTGGCCGCGGGAGCTTGCGGATAGATATAGGCGTGATGACAAAGCGGTTATGAGATCTGGTGTCCGTCAGCGTGTCGAGGAGCCGTTGGCGAATGCAGATGGAACTACCACGTGGATTGAGACGATCAAGACGCCCGTCGTTAACGGAGAAGGGAGGATAGTGGGCACCGCCGGTATCGCCCGCGATTTCACCGAAGCAAAACATATGCGTGAAAAGATTGAGCATGCCGCCGCGGAATGGAGAAACACCTTTGACTCTATCTCCGACATGATCTCCATACACGACTTGAGCTATAGAATAACAAGGGTGAACATGGCCTTTGCATCCGCTTTCGGCATGAAACCAGCTGAACTTATCGGGCGAACCTGGTATGAGTTATTTCATGAGACGAAAGGACCTCATTTGAAGTGCCCGGGGGAAGAAGCGGTTGAGCGAGGGGAAGCGGTGAGGACGGAATACTTTGAGCCGAGGCTGGGGCGCTACCTGGAAGTCGTCGCCTCTCCTTTCCGCGACGAAAAAAATGAGATCACAGGTTTTGTCCATATCTCAAAGGATATTACTGAAAAGAAAAAGGTGGAGAAGAAAGCGCTGCAGTCTGAAAAGCTGGCGGCGGTTGGGAAGCTGGCTTCGGGCGTCGCCCATGAGATACGAAATCCGCTCGCAAATATATCCGCGACGGCCCAGTATTGCCTCGGCAAGTATGAGCTGGATAAACCAGTGCGGAAACACATGGATGTCATTGTGAGAAATTCCGAGAGCGCAAATAGCATCATCAAGGATCTGCTGGAGTTCGCAAAGCCGCACTCGACATCGTTTAGAATGTGCTTTGTGAGAGAGGTAATCAAAAATACCTGTGAGCTCATTAAACCGCGGTGCTCGGTGAATCGCGTGCGTGTCCGGAGAAGGTTGGCAAGACGTCTGCCATCGGCGCTCATGGACCCTGAGCGGATAGGACAGGCGCTCATGAATTTCATGATCAACGCGATTGACGCGATGCCGCAGGGGGGAACGCTTATCGTAACGGCTGAGTCGGACCCGGACAGAAAAGAGATTGTCATCACCATCGCCGATACCGGCAAGGGTATTCCGGAGGCTGAACTGCCGAAGATATTCAATCCGTTCTTCTCCACCAAGAGGGAGGGCGTCGGG
- a CDS encoding transposase, translating into MARSLRIEYSNAWYHVTSRGNEGVVIFRDDNDRKHFLQVLTESLKLFKVQLHCYVLMTNHFHFLLKTLEANLSRFMQRFSTAYTTYFNLRHQRHGHLYQGRFKAILVDADEYLLQLSRYIHLNPVRLAKYKYFPPEEKAKVLKNYQWSSLCGYIRLKYRDDFMQYGEVLGYMGGDDKKGRERYWQFVWEGLEKELLSPLKETKANAILGSDNFISWANENFVAHRAPNPRDYTHLKSINRAVPIEEIAAEVAKEYGVRADDIIKSRSKSREARQVLLEISHRLNLRKKNLREMGIELGGISGEAITKIHNRIKNRIKIDEVLSNRITRIIWSLQKYQS; encoded by the coding sequence ATGGCCAGGTCATTGAGAATAGAATATAGCAATGCTTGGTATCACGTTACCTCCCGAGGTAATGAGGGAGTTGTCATTTTTCGTGACGACAACGATCGCAAGCACTTTCTCCAGGTCTTGACGGAAAGCTTGAAGCTATTTAAGGTGCAACTGCATTGCTATGTTTTGATGACCAATCACTTCCATTTTTTATTAAAGACATTGGAAGCGAATCTGAGCCGATTTATGCAGCGATTCAGCACGGCATATACTACCTATTTCAACTTGCGCCATCAGCGGCATGGGCACCTTTACCAGGGACGTTTCAAGGCCATACTGGTGGATGCAGATGAATATTTATTGCAACTGAGCCGGTATATACATCTAAATCCTGTGAGACTCGCGAAATATAAATATTTTCCGCCAGAAGAAAAGGCGAAAGTGTTGAAAAATTATCAATGGAGCAGCTTGTGCGGTTATATTCGCTTAAAATACAGAGATGATTTTATGCAATATGGTGAAGTATTGGGCTATATGGGTGGAGATGATAAGAAAGGGAGGGAGAGATACTGGCAGTTTGTCTGGGAAGGGCTCGAAAAAGAATTGTTGAGTCCCTTAAAGGAAACAAAGGCCAATGCGATATTAGGTTCTGATAATTTTATATCCTGGGCAAATGAGAACTTCGTGGCACATAGAGCACCAAATCCTAGGGATTATACTCATTTGAAGTCGATTAATAGGGCAGTTCCTATCGAGGAAATCGCCGCGGAGGTGGCAAAGGAGTATGGAGTTAGAGCCGATGACATAATTAAGAGTAGGTCTAAGTCCCGAGAGGCGAGGCAGGTACTATTAGAAATTAGCCACAGGTTGAACCTAAGAAAGAAAAACCTTCGCGAGATGGGCATTGAATTGGGTGGGATTAGTGGGGAAGCAATTACAAAAATACATAACCGGATTAAAAATAGGATCAAAATAGACGAAGTGCTGAGCAATCGTATTACGAGAATAATATGGAGTCTCCAAAAGTATCAAAGTTAG
- a CDS encoding response regulator: protein MKKKILIVDDKVDSCDVLRDILTDDGYDTSASLSSRSALARIKKKKPDLVLLDIKMPGMDGIELLKRVKQRDKKIAVVMITAHADVDTAREAMKLGAFDYITKPYDMDLIKAVVREALLKSAPGKATRRQR from the coding sequence ATGAAGAAAAAGATATTGATAGTGGACGATAAGGTAGATTCGTGTGATGTTCTCCGGGATATCCTGACCGATGACGGCTATGACACGTCCGCATCGCTCAGCAGCCGGTCGGCATTGGCCAGGATCAAGAAGAAAAAGCCGGACCTCGTCCTCCTGGACATCAAGATGCCGGGGATGGACGGGATAGAGCTGCTCAAGCGGGTAAAGCAAAGGGATAAAAAGATAGCTGTTGTTATGATAACCGCCCATGCCGACGTTGATACGGCCCGGGAAGCCATGAAATTGGGCGCATTCGATTACATCACCAAACCATACGACATGGATCTGATAAAGGCAGTCGTCAGAGAGGCGTTGTTGAAATCAGCTCCCGGGAAAGCGACAAGAAGGCAGAGATAG
- a CDS encoding lytic transglycosylase domain-containing protein — protein sequence MQKRYQHISSAARLRLEMISMIMLALYVPPQAHAGLAINMKVIQSIESNGDPFAFNPQTKCYGLYQISEYCLVEFNRAHGTRYMPNDLFNPRINEMIAVWYFARLQQLPDSYNIPISITTIIALYNWGIGNVVRWHRNGASFEDLPEPTQLYIERYYRLAAVMISE from the coding sequence ATGCAGAAACGATATCAACATATTAGCAGCGCCGCTCGGTTAAGGCTGGAGATGATCAGCATGATCATGCTCGCCCTGTACGTTCCTCCGCAGGCTCACGCAGGCCTCGCAATCAACATGAAAGTTATACAATCTATCGAATCGAACGGCGACCCCTTTGCCTTTAACCCACAGACAAAGTGCTATGGCCTTTATCAGATCTCGGAATACTGTTTAGTGGAGTTCAACCGGGCACATGGGACACGCTACATGCCAAACGATTTATTCAATCCGCGTATCAATGAAATGATCGCAGTGTGGTACTTCGCACGACTACAGCAACTCCCCGATTCTTATAATATCCCGATTTCAATTACTACAATCATCGCCCTGTACAACTGGGGGATCGGGAACGTGGTGAGGTGGCATAGAAATGGTGCGTCATTTGAGGATTTGCCCGAACCCACGCAATTGTATATCGAACGTTACTACAGGCTGGCGGCGGTGATGATCTCAGAATAG
- a CDS encoding MoaD/ThiS family protein, with the protein MRVTLQTVSELAHHFGSGEVKLELTCSTVSELLEYIKARYQFDFTAQKYTMLFVNGRGCIDLSHTLKDGDHIAIVPIMAAG; encoded by the coding sequence TTGAGAGTCACACTCCAGACGGTCAGTGAATTAGCGCACCACTTTGGCAGCGGAGAAGTTAAACTGGAATTGACGTGCTCCACCGTGAGCGAGCTGCTGGAATATATCAAGGCGCGATACCAGTTCGATTTTACCGCGCAGAAATACACCATGCTTTTCGTGAACGGCAGAGGATGTATCGATTTAAGTCACACCTTGAAAGACGGGGACCACATTGCCATCGTGCCGATCATGGCCGCCGGATAG
- a CDS encoding HesA/MoeB/ThiF family protein produces MPVFGVEQVGWVRSVMETKGSLIERINRLAEGGIAPSGKEFRGLSLSAVETISSAMGVSRRDVEIAALEEGVIPLRYQRNIGSLGIEGQLKLRRARVAVVGAGGLGGLIIELLARLGIGTLVLIDGETFTEDNLNRQILCAEAWVGRSKVEAARQRVCQINSAVEVEIHNVFIRRDNIDALIMGCCLVIDALDSIPVRLILQEAAGRLGVPFVHGAVAGFVGEIMTVCPGDGGLAVFYEGGQHIPRAGIEVELGTPSVTPAVTAALQAMEAVKLITGRGELIRNKLLYLDLDESRMSEIDLAPS; encoded by the coding sequence GTGCCTGTATTCGGGGTCGAGCAGGTGGGATGGGTGAGGAGCGTCATGGAAACGAAGGGATCTCTCATTGAGAGAATCAACCGCCTGGCAGAGGGCGGGATCGCGCCTTCGGGGAAGGAGTTCCGTGGTCTCTCCCTCAGCGCGGTGGAGACGATATCCTCGGCGATGGGGGTGAGCAGGAGGGACGTTGAGATCGCGGCGCTTGAGGAGGGGGTTATCCCTTTGAGGTACCAGCGCAATATCGGGAGCCTGGGGATCGAGGGGCAATTGAAGCTGCGCCGTGCCCGGGTGGCGGTTGTAGGCGCAGGCGGGCTTGGGGGGCTCATCATCGAACTCCTGGCGAGGCTGGGCATAGGCACGCTGGTGCTGATCGATGGAGAGACGTTCACCGAGGATAATCTCAACCGGCAAATCCTCTGCGCCGAAGCATGGGTAGGCAGGAGCAAGGTCGAAGCAGCACGGCAGCGCGTGTGCCAGATAAACTCGGCAGTGGAGGTGGAGATACATAATGTGTTTATTCGCAGGGATAACATTGATGCCCTCATCATGGGATGCTGCCTGGTGATTGACGCGCTGGACAGCATACCCGTGCGCCTCATCCTCCAGGAGGCGGCGGGGCGGCTCGGGGTGCCATTTGTCCACGGCGCGGTCGCTGGATTCGTAGGGGAGATAATGACGGTATGCCCGGGAGATGGGGGGCTGGCGGTTTTTTACGAGGGGGGTCAGCATATCCCCCGCGCCGGCATCGAGGTTGAGCTGGGCACGCCCTCAGTAACTCCCGCGGTTACCGCCGCGCTGCAGGCCATGGAGGCGGTCAAGCTGATTACGGGAAGAGGGGAGCTCATCCGGAATAAGCTCCTCTATCTCGATCTCGATGAGAGCAGGATGTCCGAGATAGACCTCGCCCCTTCATGA
- a CDS encoding NifU family protein translates to MRDKIEKVLNEEVTPMLAMHGGSAELVEVTEDGVVRVRLSGACAGCPGARMTLAHVVENAIKAKVPEVKRVEAV, encoded by the coding sequence ATGCGCGATAAAATCGAGAAGGTGCTCAACGAGGAGGTGACGCCGATGCTCGCAATGCACGGTGGGAGCGCGGAGCTCGTCGAGGTTACGGAGGACGGCGTCGTGAGGGTGAGGCTGTCAGGGGCGTGCGCCGGCTGCCCCGGCGCCCGGATGACATTGGCCCATGTGGTGGAGAACGCCATAAAGGCCAAGGTGCCGGAGGTGAAGCGGGTGGAGGCGGTATAG
- a CDS encoding divalent-cation tolerance protein CutA: MKPKSDQQVIVFMTCDKKGEAAAIAKRLLRARRAACVSIYPRGESLYWWKGVVERSREYLLIAKTRASSLPRLISEVKAIHSYEVPEIIALPIVGGNRDYLKWLDKEVRVR, encoded by the coding sequence ATGAAACCGAAGTCGGATCAGCAGGTGATAGTATTCATGACGTGCGACAAAAAAGGGGAGGCGGCGGCGATCGCGAAGAGGCTCCTCCGCGCGAGGAGAGCGGCCTGCGTGAGCATTTACCCTCGCGGTGAGTCCTTGTACTGGTGGAAGGGCGTCGTGGAGAGGTCCCGTGAATACCTCCTGATCGCAAAGACTCGCGCCTCGTCGCTCCCCCGTTTGATCAGCGAGGTGAAGGCGATCCATAGCTATGAAGTGCCCGAAATTATCGCCCTGCCCATTGTCGGGGGAAACCGGGATTATCTCAAGTGGCTAGACAAGGAAGTGAGAGTGCGTTAG
- the folE gene encoding GTP cyclohydrolase I FolE, protein MKELLREWLTSIGEDPDREGLRRTPERLREAWSFLTSGYREDVGAILSADISADICDEMVVLRDIELLSVCEHHFLPFYGRCHIAYLPDRAMVGLGRIARVVDAYSRRLQIQERLTTQIAESIQHHLKPKGVGVVIEAHHLCMVLKGVEKQHCRAVTSAMLGCFRSRQETRMEFLNLIGLKEYK, encoded by the coding sequence ATGAAGGAGTTACTCAGGGAGTGGCTCACCTCGATCGGGGAGGACCCCGACCGCGAAGGCCTCCGCAGGACGCCCGAGCGTCTCCGTGAGGCCTGGTCGTTTCTCACGAGCGGCTACAGGGAGGACGTAGGAGCCATCCTGAGCGCTGATATCAGTGCGGACATCTGCGATGAAATGGTGGTGCTCAGGGATATCGAGCTGCTCAGCGTTTGCGAGCACCACTTCCTGCCCTTTTATGGCCGCTGCCATATCGCCTATCTCCCCGACCGGGCGATGGTCGGCCTGGGCAGGATCGCCAGGGTCGTCGATGCGTACTCGCGGCGCTTGCAGATACAGGAGCGCCTCACCACGCAGATCGCGGAGTCTATCCAGCACCACCTGAAACCAAAGGGAGTGGGGGTAGTGATCGAGGCGCACCACCTCTGCATGGTGCTCAAGGGCGTCGAGAAGCAGCACTGCCGCGCCGTAACCTCCGCCATGCTCGGCTGTTTTCGCAGCCGACAGGAGACCCGGATGGAGTTCCTGAACCTCATCGGCTTGAAAGAATACAAATGA
- a CDS encoding M23 family metallopeptidase, giving the protein MKRIWAFDWRPRDSAEAAREARGFRLAAEPVRGGAIRRGEGEFGAVRRSGISYHKGIDFIAPPGTAVRAAAAGVICYNEMNGGADWGYGYTVIIDHLNNFYTLHAHLKKESPRAIGEWVDAGQRIGTVGRSGNAMRVPKEFQYQLHFEIIHAPSGLVNLGGLRIAALLSPQSITVLREIGEAVYGAYWGGVLNPEEFGTFTCAE; this is encoded by the coding sequence GTGAAACGGATCTGGGCGTTCGACTGGCGGCCGCGCGACTCCGCTGAGGCGGCGAGGGAGGCCCGGGGGTTCCGCCTCGCGGCAGAACCTGTGCGCGGGGGAGCGATCAGGAGGGGTGAGGGCGAGTTCGGGGCTGTCCGGAGGAGCGGCATCAGCTATCACAAGGGGATTGATTTCATTGCGCCCCCCGGGACCGCCGTGAGGGCGGCGGCGGCGGGGGTCATCTGCTATAACGAGATGAACGGCGGCGCTGACTGGGGCTATGGCTACACGGTCATCATCGATCACTTGAATAACTTCTATACACTCCATGCCCACTTGAAGAAAGAGTCGCCGCGCGCCATCGGCGAGTGGGTTGACGCCGGACAGCGGATCGGCACGGTGGGCAGGAGCGGCAACGCGATGCGCGTGCCAAAGGAGTTTCAATACCAGCTCCATTTTGAGATAATACATGCGCCCTCCGGATTGGTGAATCTGGGAGGCCTCAGGATTGCGGCGCTGCTCAGCCCCCAGAGCATTACCGTCCTCAGGGAGATCGGGGAGGCGGTATACGGCGCCTACTGGGGTGGCGTTTTGAATCCGGAGGAGTTCGGGACATTTACATGCGCAGAGTGA
- a CDS encoding ComF family protein: MSAGNTQSLFAALWRGILSLVFPAHCALCMKPLDPGHALCLCDICWSELPRLRQPFCPRCGRPIPGQAVVPFDTRCGECRLTPPRFGICRSAGLYEDGLMQCIHLFKYGGKRELAGPLGLLMAECAAREFCGIAFDGLVPVPLHRAKLRARGFNQAEALARKLGARMGVPVAHRALNRVEERDSQITLTRAARLRNVRGAFAVERENLVEGRHFLLIDDVFTTGATIGECVRVLLRGGARAVDVCTLARGR, encoded by the coding sequence ATGAGCGCGGGCAATACCCAATCTCTTTTTGCAGCCCTGTGGCGCGGAATCTTGAGCCTTGTGTTTCCGGCACATTGCGCCCTGTGCATGAAACCCCTTGACCCGGGGCACGCCCTCTGTCTCTGCGATATATGCTGGAGCGAATTGCCGCGACTGCGCCAGCCGTTCTGTCCCCGGTGCGGGAGGCCCATCCCCGGCCAGGCGGTGGTTCCTTTTGATACACGCTGCGGTGAGTGCAGGCTTACCCCGCCGCGCTTCGGCATCTGCCGCTCGGCTGGGTTGTACGAGGACGGCCTCATGCAGTGCATCCACCTATTTAAATACGGAGGGAAACGCGAGCTCGCAGGCCCCCTCGGTCTGCTCATGGCTGAGTGTGCCGCGCGGGAATTCTGCGGGATCGCGTTCGACGGCCTCGTGCCCGTGCCGCTCCACCGGGCAAAACTCCGCGCGCGCGGTTTTAACCAAGCGGAGGCGCTGGCCCGCAAGCTGGGCGCCCGCATGGGAGTGCCCGTCGCGCATCGGGCGCTCAACCGGGTTGAGGAGCGCGATTCTCAGATCACGCTCACGAGGGCAGCGCGATTGAGAAATGTCAGGGGCGCGTTCGCGGTCGAACGGGAAAATCTGGTGGAGGGGAGGCATTTCCTCCTCATTGACGATGTGTTCACCACCGGCGCGACGATTGGAGAGTGCGTGCGGGTCCTCCTCAGGGGCGGCGCCCGTGCGGTTGACGTCTGTACGCTGGCGCGGGGGCGGTGA
- the ahcY gene encoding adenosylhomocysteinase has protein sequence MEYDVKDLGLAREGRRRIEWANNDMPVLRLVRERFEKEKPLKGLRMSACLHVTAETANLARTLKAGGADLVLCASNPLSTQDDAAASLVKDYGITVQAIKGEDHTTYYRHIHAAIAHRPRITMDDGADLVSTIHAKYPEMAKDIMGSMEETTTGVIRLRAMERDGALKFPVIAVNDAATKHMFDNRYGTGQSTVDGIIRATDILLAGATAVVAGYGWCGRGFAMRCRGMGANVIVTEVNPIRALEALMDGFRVMPMRQAARVGDLFCTLTGDINVIRGEHFKVMRDRAIVANSGHFNVEIDIGALKKLARRVNCGVRQYVDEYVLADGRRIYLLAEGRLINLAAAEGHPASVMDMSFAVQALTTEYCVKNHRALKPRVYTVPARIDDWVARLKLKAMGSSIDHLSAEQRKYLSSWEMGT, from the coding sequence GTGGAGTACGACGTGAAGGACCTGGGCCTGGCCAGAGAGGGCAGGCGGCGCATCGAGTGGGCCAACAACGACATGCCGGTCCTCAGACTGGTGCGCGAGCGGTTTGAAAAAGAGAAGCCGCTCAAGGGGCTGAGGATGTCCGCCTGCCTGCACGTCACCGCGGAAACCGCCAATCTGGCGCGGACGCTCAAGGCCGGGGGGGCCGACCTGGTCCTGTGCGCCTCCAACCCGCTCAGCACGCAGGATGATGCCGCTGCCAGTCTCGTCAAAGACTACGGGATTACGGTGCAGGCGATCAAGGGTGAGGACCATACAACCTACTACCGGCACATCCACGCGGCCATCGCCCACCGGCCGCGGATCACTATGGATGACGGAGCAGATCTCGTGTCCACGATCCACGCGAAGTATCCCGAGATGGCGAAGGATATCATGGGGAGCATGGAGGAGACGACTACCGGTGTCATCAGGCTTCGCGCCATGGAGAGAGATGGCGCGCTCAAATTTCCCGTCATCGCGGTGAACGATGCGGCGACGAAGCACATGTTCGACAACCGGTACGGGACCGGGCAGTCAACCGTTGACGGGATCATCAGGGCCACCGACATCCTGCTGGCGGGCGCGACGGCCGTCGTCGCGGGATACGGATGGTGCGGCAGGGGCTTCGCGATGCGGTGCCGCGGCATGGGGGCGAACGTGATCGTCACGGAGGTGAATCCCATCAGGGCGCTCGAGGCGCTCATGGACGGGTTCCGCGTGATGCCGATGAGGCAGGCGGCGCGTGTCGGCGACCTGTTCTGCACGCTCACGGGAGATATCAACGTCATACGCGGCGAGCATTTCAAGGTGATGAGGGACCGCGCCATTGTGGCGAACTCCGGGCATTTCAACGTTGAGATCGATATCGGCGCGCTCAAGAAACTCGCCAGGAGGGTGAACTGCGGCGTGAGGCAGTACGTGGATGAGTACGTCCTCGCCGATGGCCGCAGGATTTACCTGCTCGCGGAGGGGAGGCTGATCAACCTGGCTGCCGCGGAAGGCCATCCCGCCTCGGTCATGGATATGAGCTTCGCCGTCCAGGCGCTCACCACCGAGTACTGCGTGAAAAACCATCGCGCATTGAAACCGCGGGTGTACACCGTCCCCGCGCGTATCGACGATTGGGTCGCCCGCTTGAAGCTCAAGGCGATGGGGAGCTCGATTGACCATCTCTCCGCCGAGCAGAGGAAGTATCTCTCGTCCTGGGAGATGGGGACGTAA
- the metK gene encoding methionine adenosyltransferase — protein MEVAVARKYLFTSESVTMGHPDKIADQISDAILDAVYAKDPYGRVACETLLTTGLVLIAGEITTSAEIDYQEIARQTIKEIGYTSGEMGFDYKNCAVLVSVHKQSPDISQGVTAGKGLHKEAGAGDQGLMFGYACRETPELMPLPIHLAHRLVERLAFARQKGIIPWLRPDGKSQVTVEYEDGRPVRVHTVVIATQHRDGIPHAVIRKEIINKVIKPVMPKGMLDRKTIYHVNPTGRFVIGGPSGDTGVTGRKIIVDTYGGRGCHGGGAFSGKDPTKVDRSASYMARYIAKNVVAAGLADRCEVQLSYAIGVAEPLSIFVNTEGTGKIPESKISALIRRHFPLTPAGMINHLKLRRPIYKETARHGHFGRRGPAFTWEKTDKAALLRREAGL, from the coding sequence ATGGAGGTTGCTGTGGCTAGAAAATACCTATTCACTTCGGAATCGGTCACGATGGGTCACCCGGATAAGATCGCGGACCAGATATCCGACGCGATCCTGGACGCCGTGTACGCCAAGGATCCGTACGGGAGGGTCGCGTGCGAGACTCTCCTCACCACGGGGCTCGTGCTGATCGCGGGCGAGATCACCACGAGCGCGGAGATTGACTACCAGGAGATAGCGCGGCAGACGATCAAGGAGATCGGTTATACGAGCGGGGAGATGGGATTCGATTACAAGAACTGCGCGGTGCTCGTTTCCGTACACAAGCAGTCACCCGACATCTCGCAGGGCGTCACCGCCGGGAAGGGGTTGCACAAGGAGGCGGGGGCAGGCGACCAGGGACTCATGTTTGGCTATGCCTGCCGTGAGACCCCTGAGCTTATGCCGCTCCCCATCCACCTCGCCCACCGTCTGGTCGAGCGCCTGGCGTTCGCGCGGCAGAAGGGGATCATCCCCTGGCTGAGGCCGGACGGCAAATCTCAGGTCACGGTGGAGTACGAGGACGGCAGGCCTGTCCGTGTCCATACGGTGGTCATCGCCACGCAGCACAGGGACGGGATTCCCCACGCCGTCATACGGAAAGAGATAATCAACAAGGTGATAAAACCTGTCATGCCAAAAGGCATGCTTGACCGGAAGACGATCTACCACGTCAATCCGACGGGCCGCTTCGTCATCGGCGGGCCCTCCGGTGATACCGGCGTGACGGGGCGCAAGATCATCGTGGACACCTACGGGGGGAGGGGATGTCATGGCGGCGGGGCGTTTTCCGGAAAGGATCCCACGAAGGTTGACCGGAGCGCGAGCTACATGGCCCGCTACATCGCCAAGAACGTTGTCGCGGCGGGACTCGCTGACAGGTGCGAGGTGCAGCTCTCCTATGCCATCGGGGTCGCCGAACCGCTCTCTATCTTTGTGAATACGGAGGGGACCGGCAAGATTCCCGAGTCGAAGATCAGCGCGCTCATCCGCAGGCACTTCCCGCTCACACCCGCTGGGATGATTAACCACCTGAAGCTCAGGAGGCCGATCTACAAAGAGACCGCGCGGCACGGCCATTTCGGGCGCCGGGGGCCCGCGTTCACCTGGGAGAAGACCGACAAGGCGGCGCTCTTGAGGAGAGAAGCAGGACTGTGA